ATTTTGATTTTGATACCCAAGGTATAGAAATGTATATCGATGAAGATTGGGTTAGAGCCAAAGGAACAACTCTTGGTGCCGATAATGGATTAGGAGTAGCTACTATTATGGCAGTTCTCGAATCTACAGATATAGCACATCCTGCTATCGAGGCATTACTTACCATAGATGAAGAAACTGGGATGACAGGTGCTATGGGATTAGAAGGAGGATGGTTACAAGGAGATATATTGCTAAACCTGGATACCGAAGAAGATGATGAAATAGGAGTTGGTTGTGCTGGTGGAATTGATGTTACAGCAAAAAGAAATTACAAAGAAGAACCAGTTGCAGAGGGTAAAGTAGGATATACAATTGCTATTACAGGACTTAGTGGTGGGCATTCTGGAATGGATATTCATAAAGGATTAGGGAATGCTAATAAAATAATGAATAGACTGTTGTTTGATGGTTTTGAGAATTTTGGTTTACAAATTAGTGAAGTAAAAGGAGGAAGCCTACGCAACGCAATCCCAAGAGAGAGCTTTGCGATAGTTGTAGTAGATGCAGTACAGGCAAAAGCTTTTGAATTCGAAATAGGTGAGTTGTCAAAAACAATCCAGAATGAGCTTTCTATTGCTGATCCTGATCTTACCATAGAAATTAATACTACCGATCTGCCAGCACAAGTAATGGAGTTAGGTGTTCAGGAAGGGGTAATAAAGGCGTTATATGCTGCACATAATGGGGTGTATACCATGAGTGCTTCAATCCCTGATCTGGTAGAAACTTCTAATAATATTGCCAAAATAACAATAGGACAAGGAGATATCACTATCGAATGTCTAACCCGTAGTAGTGTAGAATCTTCTAAGCTAGATCTTGCAAACAAGTTAAGAGCTACTTTTGAGTTAATAGGATGTGAAGTAACTACTAGTGGTGATTATCCTGGTTGGGCGCCTAATATGAATTCTCCAATTTTAAAAGTAATGGACGAATTGTATCAAAACCTTAATGGTGAAAAAGCACATGTAGCTGCCTGTCATGCAGGATTAGAGTGCGGTATCCTGGGGCAGAATTATCCAGATATGGATATGATATCATTTGGCCCAACAATCTTAGGAGCACATTCACCAGATGAAAGAACAAGCATCTCATCGGTACAGAAATATTGGAAATTCGTAAAAGAAATCTTAAAAGAAACTCCAAAGAAATAAATAGTAATCATCTTTTGACTATAACTGTTAATTGAAAAATTGATAGTATGTAGACCTATCTTACTTATACCAGAATATGATATCTCGTATAAGTAAGGTAGGTCTTTCGTTTTATAGAAGTATACATTAAAAGCACTCTATAATAACTCCATAATTCATTGTTGTAGAATTTTCTTATCATATTCACTTGAATTAATTACTTTTAAACTACAGTAGAAATCGACTCTAGTCTTTTTTTAATTATATAATTAGCATAAAATAGCTGTGCGTTACCTTAAAATGATAATGATAAAAAAATTAGTAGTAGTTCTAATTATAATGAGTATGTCGGGGTGTGGTAACTCACAAACCAATAAAAAAGCACATTCGGTTCTTGTAGATACAACAAAAACAATAGCTATAGATAACTCATATCCTAATAAGAAAGTAAACCTTTCTAATGATAAGCGACATAACATCGATGAAAGGAAAACCGAAATTAGTATTAAAAATAAGTCTGATTATTCAGAAAATTTCATCGAAGGACTCAAAAAATTAGGAGAGGAGAAAATTACACTTTCAGATAATCTGTTGATTTTAAATGATACAGATACAATTTATTTTCCAGAAACTCCAAAAATAAATCGTCGAATAACATTAACAGGTAAAAAGGGTAATCTTGCTATTGCGGTTACAATTAAACGATTTAATTATACTACAGTCGATTATAAAATTGAGATAACAGAATTTGGAAAATCAAATCATACCCAAAAAGGAAAAGCCGACATAGCTTCGAGTTTCTATTTTGGTGACGAATCTGATGAAAGTGAGAAAACCGGAGTTAGTTATTTTGTAACAGAATTTTCTGAGCAGAGAGAAAGTGATTGTTATACGTATATTCGACTTGGATACGAAAAAGAAACGGGCCCTTATTTACTTGGAAAAATAATAAAGAATTGTAATGGTAAGCTATCGGATATAGATCTTGATAATTTTCCAACATTAATAGAAAAGTAGGATGTTTAAAATGATAACAACCTGTCATAGGTACGTATTTATGAAGACACGAAAATCATAAAAACTACAAATCATAATGCACTAGACGAAAAGATAGTATGAAAAAAAATAAAAAAATAAGTAGTGGCGTAAAAGTGGGACTTATAGCTATTACTATTAATATTATTACAGTTGCAGTTTATATCTACCAAACAAATCTAATGCAAAAAGAACAACATGCTTCGGTATGGCCTTATTTAGAATGGAGAATTATTTATAACCAGGATGATGGGGTAGTGTTGAAAGTTCGTAACAATGGCGTTGGTCCTGCAATAATTAACAAAGCAGCTATAAAATTGAATAATAAATCTGTTCCAGTGTTAGATTCCTTATTTTCTAAACTTCTCGGAACCACTCAATTTCCACACCTGACAGCAGAAGTTCAAAATCGAGTCTTACCTGCAGGAGAATCAATAAATATGATAAAAGTTGTTGACCCAATATGGGCAGAACTTCTTTATGCAAAAGTAAACAAAAGTAATTTTGAAATGAAAATATGTTACGAATCGATCTATGAGGATCAATGGGTATGTACCGGGACTACAGTTAAAGAATCTAGATGTAATTAACCTTTTAATTGGGATGCTTTATTTTATTAGAAAATAAAACGAAAAATAAAAACTCCTCGATAGAGAAGAAAATAAAAAGCACAATCGAAATATTTTGTCATATGAAAGATACAGACGCACCAATTGTAGTAGAAGAAACTTATATGACGACTCTAGAAAATGTTTGGAAAGCCATAACAGAATTAGACCAAATGAAAAAATGGTTTTTTGAACAAATTGAATCGTTTGAAGCTAAAGAAGGATTTGAAACACAATTTGTTGTCGAGGTCGAAAACCGAAAATTTACTCACCTCTGGAAGATAACAGAAGTTATACCAAATCAAAAGATAAAATATAATTGGAGATATAAAGAATATAACGGAGATTCATTTGTAACATTCGAATTGTTTGAAAACAAGAGTCACGTTAAACTTAGGTTAATAACCGAAATAATACACAGTTTTCCATCAAGCATTCCAGAATTTACACGAGAGAGCTGTATAGGAGGCTGGGAATACTTTATCAAAAGTAGTTTAAAAGAATATTTAATGTCAAAAAAATAAGTGAAGAATGAAAACTACCTCTATAGATTACCATATCATTGCTTGGGTTTATTAATATCTTAATGAATCATGGATAACAAAGAAATTAAAATAAGGCAGCTTGTAGAATCAGATAAATCACAATTGGCAAAACTTGCCAACAATAATAATATATCAAATAACTTAAGAGATTATTTTCCTAATCCTTATAACGAAGAGGATGCTAAATCCTTTATTAAGATGACAATACAACAGGATCCTACAGTAAGCTTCGGAATAGAGTTTGGAGGAGAACTTTGCGGAGTTATATCACTGATGCTACAAGATGATATGTATAGAAAATCGGCAGAAATTGGGTATTGGTTAGGAGAACCCTATTGGGGTAAAGGGATTACTACAAAGGCAGTAGACCAGATAACCAAATATGGATTTGAAAAATTAAACCTGATCAGAATATACGCAGGAGTTATTGAATATAATACAGCTTCGATGAATGTCCTCGAAAAAAGCGGATTTAAAAAAGAAGGAATATTCCAAAAAGCAATTGTTAAGAATGGTAAAATTTGGAATGAACATAGATATTGTATCTTAAATAAAAAGATATAGTAGAAATTATTGCAATACTCAATGGATAAAAAAGTGTGATTTTAGATTTTGAAAAATGAAAATAACAGAGATTGAACTCAATAAAGAATACCTGATTACTAAACAAAGTAAGGATATAAGTTACTCTGATGTTTTTCAATTAAGAACAACATCGCTAAAAGAAGTGCCCAAGCCAAAAGATTGTATGATAGCATTCTTTAAAGCATTCTCACCATTCTTTACAAAACTATTACTCTCTAGAGAGAAAATAGCCAAAAAATTAGGGCTGAAAACGGCAACTAAACTAACTCAAGTAGAAAGAGAAACATATTTGAACGAGTTTGAAGGTAATATTGGGGATAGTATTGCAATATTTGATGTGCTGGACAAGAATGATATAGAATTGTTAACAGGACAGACAGATAAACATCTGGATTTTAAACTATCTTTTATTAGTTATGAAGAAGGGGATGACAAGATAATGGAACTAGCTACCACAGTAAAAATTCATAATACCTTAGGGAAAATATATTTCTTTTTAGTAAAACCGTTTCATCGATATTTTATGAAAAAAATATTTATAAAAATGGAAAAAGAAGTAGTGCTTATAGAAAAAAGAAAACGCGATAATACAGTAAAGTGACCTTCTTTTACTTTAAAAATTTTATCACAATCAAGGTGTTGAACTAAGAATACGTCAATTTTAAGGATTACAATTCTAAAAATGTAATACTCCGTAAAGCTTTACTATATCTGGTCTGGGCGTTACTTCAATTTTATTTAGTTAACTAGCAGATAATCAATAAAATAAAAAATCTTTGGTTAATTGATTTATGTTAGATATATTTGCAGTGTACTAGATAACTAATACACTAACCATGATTCAAATTAAAGACTTACGGTTCTACTACCCAAAAAGCAAAATAATCCTGGATAATATCACTTTAGATTTTATCCCGGGAAACATTTATGGGCTTTTTGGTAAGAATGGAGAAGGAAAGAGTACATTAATGAAGATAATGACTGGATTATTGTTTCCAAAGGCAGGTTATTATAGGGTTTTGGGTAAAGATATTTCTGGAAGAAATGTAAAATGTCTTCAGGAGATTTTTATGGTGCCAGAAGATTTTGAGCTACCAGGGCTTAAAATTTCTACTTATGAACAAGTAAATTCTCCCTTTTATCCTGGGTTTTCTAGAGATCAATTTTATAAGCTAATAGAAGAGTTTAAGCTTTCTGCCGACGAAAATATATCGACTCTTTCTTTTGGGAATAAAAAGAAAGTACTTATCGCCTTTGGAATAGCAACAAATACGAAACTCTTACTTATGGATGAGCCAACTAACGGGTTGGATATCCCATCAAAAAGTCAATTTAGGAAGATTATGGCTCTGGCGGTTGATGAGGGAAAATGTATTATTATTTCTACCCATCAGGTTCGGGATTTACATAGCTTGATAAACCATGTAGTGATATTGGATCAATCCAAAGTAGTATTTAATCAGCCATTGTCTAATGTTTCTGAACATTTATGGTTTGGAAAACCTAGGAGAGATGCAAAAGAGTCTATTATTTATTCTGAAACATCTTTTGGAGGAAAAGCTATGCTTTTTAGAGAAGATAGAGATGAGACAGAAGTGGATCTCGAATTATTATTTAATGCCGTTTTAAGCGAATCTAATAGAATTAATAATGCCTTAAATACATTTCATGATGGAACAATTTAACATTAAGAGAATAGGCAGTTTCATATATAGAGATATCATACTTCTTAAGGGAGCAATACTTACTACTTTATCTGTTGCCAGTGCTATTTTTTTTATTGTCTTTTTGTTTAGTTTACGAGGGGACCATCAGATTTCGAGTGGCGAATTTATGAGCATATTCGGTAAGTTTTATGTAGCGCTAGGAGTACTATTTATTTTTTCAACTTTTAAAGAAGCGCATAACCAAAAATCAAACCATTTATATTTTTCATTACCCGTTTCATCTTATGAAAGAATAGCTGCAGCCTGGCTTAGTACTTTTGTGGTATATACTCTTGCATTTTCATTCCTTGGTTTTTTGGTTGGGCAAATAGCAATTATACTTGGCAGTATGTTTTCTGAAACGAATTTTCACCTGTTACCTATATTTTCAGAAAGCTACTGGCAGTTGGTTAAGGTGTATTTTGTTATACAGCCGGTATTTCTCTATGGTGCTATTGCATTTAATAAAAATAGAGTGGGAAAAACATTACTTGTAGTTGTATTACTTGTTTTTGGGTTGATAGTACTCAATATGATGCTTTTCGGGATGCTCAATTATGGGTATGATGTATTTTCGGGAGAAGGGCTAGCTTCAGAGGCATTTGATAAGACTGGACAAGGTTTTTCTGGAATAGGAAAAGGAATTTTTATGGGCGTTTTTGCCCCATTAATGCTATTGGCAAGTTATTTTAAGATAGTAGAAAAGGAAGTTTAAGAATGGATTTTGATAACAGTAAACCTATTTATTTACAAATCGTAGATGTTTTCTACGAGAATATACTTGTAAAAAAATGGCAGGAAGGCGAAAGAATACCTTCTGTGAGAGAGATTGCTGTTATGGTAGAGGTAAACCCTAACACCGCGATAAGAGCTTTTACCTATTTACAAGAACAAGAGGTAATCTATAATAAAAGAGGGATAGGGTATTTTGTTTCAGAAAATGGGTATAATAAGGTTCTCGATATTAAAAGAAAAGAATTTATGGAAGATCTTCTTCCCGA
The sequence above is a segment of the Aquimarina spinulae genome. Coding sequences within it:
- a CDS encoding aminoacyl-histidine dipeptidase, which produces MNSEIRSLEPKVIWNKFADLNAVPRPSKKEERVIAFMKNFGESLGLTTEIDKVGNVLIRKPATPGMEDRKVVVMQSHLDMVHQKNADTDFDFDTQGIEMYIDEDWVRAKGTTLGADNGLGVATIMAVLESTDIAHPAIEALLTIDEETGMTGAMGLEGGWLQGDILLNLDTEEDDEIGVGCAGGIDVTAKRNYKEEPVAEGKVGYTIAITGLSGGHSGMDIHKGLGNANKIMNRLLFDGFENFGLQISEVKGGSLRNAIPRESFAIVVVDAVQAKAFEFEIGELSKTIQNELSIADPDLTIEINTTDLPAQVMELGVQEGVIKALYAAHNGVYTMSASIPDLVETSNNIAKITIGQGDITIECLTRSSVESSKLDLANKLRATFELIGCEVTTSGDYPGWAPNMNSPILKVMDELYQNLNGEKAHVAACHAGLECGILGQNYPDMDMISFGPTILGAHSPDERTSISSVQKYWKFVKEILKETPKK
- a CDS encoding SRPBCC family protein, translated to MKDTDAPIVVEETYMTTLENVWKAITELDQMKKWFFEQIESFEAKEGFETQFVVEVENRKFTHLWKITEVIPNQKIKYNWRYKEYNGDSFVTFELFENKSHVKLRLITEIIHSFPSSIPEFTRESCIGGWEYFIKSSLKEYLMSKK
- a CDS encoding GNAT family N-acetyltransferase; this translates as MDNKEIKIRQLVESDKSQLAKLANNNNISNNLRDYFPNPYNEEDAKSFIKMTIQQDPTVSFGIEFGGELCGVISLMLQDDMYRKSAEIGYWLGEPYWGKGITTKAVDQITKYGFEKLNLIRIYAGVIEYNTASMNVLEKSGFKKEGIFQKAIVKNGKIWNEHRYCILNKKI
- a CDS encoding DUF2867 domain-containing protein, which codes for MKITEIELNKEYLITKQSKDISYSDVFQLRTTSLKEVPKPKDCMIAFFKAFSPFFTKLLLSREKIAKKLGLKTATKLTQVERETYLNEFEGNIGDSIAIFDVLDKNDIELLTGQTDKHLDFKLSFISYEEGDDKIMELATTVKIHNTLGKIYFFLVKPFHRYFMKKIFIKMEKEVVLIEKRKRDNTVK
- a CDS encoding ATP-binding cassette domain-containing protein → MIQIKDLRFYYPKSKIILDNITLDFIPGNIYGLFGKNGEGKSTLMKIMTGLLFPKAGYYRVLGKDISGRNVKCLQEIFMVPEDFELPGLKISTYEQVNSPFYPGFSRDQFYKLIEEFKLSADENISTLSFGNKKKVLIAFGIATNTKLLLMDEPTNGLDIPSKSQFRKIMALAVDEGKCIIISTHQVRDLHSLINHVVILDQSKVVFNQPLSNVSEHLWFGKPRRDAKESIIYSETSFGGKAMLFREDRDETEVDLELLFNAVLSESNRINNALNTFHDGTI
- a CDS encoding GntR family transcriptional regulator, whose product is MDFDNSKPIYLQIVDVFYENILVKKWQEGERIPSVREIAVMVEVNPNTAIRAFTYLQEQEVIYNKRGIGYFVSENGYNKVLDIKRKEFMEDLLPDIFKKMRLLDIKFEEVKDSFNQYLNNIDHENK